The proteins below are encoded in one region of Telopea speciosissima isolate NSW1024214 ecotype Mountain lineage chromosome 10, Tspe_v1, whole genome shotgun sequence:
- the LOC122643707 gene encoding uncharacterized protein LOC122643707 — protein MKHKKTTVNLLSVKQRLDESIRSYVSRFNKESLDVRDLDEATTHTAMSNGLTHEDLIKDLARKPTKSMAKLLDRCNEFANMEDVLQAHKGNENEGEKKRLAIDDRRDEKRTKTDRRAESSDRAQSPEYTPLNRSRKEILMQIQDDGYIRRPRPMQAESSRNPNKYCLFHKDEGHDTEECYQLKREIEELIRAGHLKSEETRSTGIDRYGSILGSYVAGRVSTVRLRG, from the exons ATGAAGCATAAGAAGACGACGGtgaacctcctcagcgtgaaacAGAGGTTGGACGAGTCGATCCGGTCATATGTCTCCCGGTTCAATAAAGAATCCCTGGATGTTAGAGACCTGGATGAGGCCACAACTCACACCGCGATGAGCAATGGACTTACACATGaagacctgatcaaggacttggctCGAAAGCCGACCAAAAGTATGGCCAAGCTCCTTGACAGGTGTAACGAGTTTGCGAACATGGAAGACGTTCTCCAAGCACACAAAGGGAATGAAaatgagggagagaagaaaaggttaGCGATCGATGACCGAAGGGATGAAAAGCGGACCAAGACTGACCGCAGAGCCGAGAGCTCAGACCGAGCTCAGAGTCCCGAGTACACTCCCTTAAACAGGTCGCGGAAGGAaattttgatgcaaattcaaGATGATGGGTACATACGCCGacctcgaccgatgcaagccGAGTCATCCCgaaaccccaacaagtactgcCTATTCCACAAGGACGAAGGCCACGACACCGAGGAGTGCTACCAGCTGAAacgagaaatcgaagagctgatcaGAGCAGGGCACTTGAAGAG CGAGGAGACCCGTTCAACGGGTATTGATCGATACGGGAGCATCCTTGGATCTTATGTCGCTGGACGTGTATCGACAGTTCGGCTTCGAGGATGA